From the genome of Pseudomonas sp. gcc21, one region includes:
- the rpsI gene encoding 30S ribosomal protein S9: MSATQNYGTGRRKTATARVFLRPGNGNISINSRSIENFFGRETARMVVRQPLELTNSTEKFDVYVTVKGGGTTGQAGAIRHGITRALMEYDETLRSELRKAGYVTRDAREVERKKVGLRKARKRPQYSKR; the protein is encoded by the coding sequence ATGTCGGCAACACAAAACTACGGTACCGGCCGTCGTAAGACTGCCACTGCTCGGGTCTTTCTGCGTCCGGGTAACGGAAATATCTCCATCAACAGCCGCAGCATCGAGAACTTCTTCGGTCGCGAGACTGCACGTATGGTCGTTCGTCAGCCCCTCGAGCTGACTAACAGCACCGAGAAGTTTGACGTATACGTCACCGTCAAGGGTGGTGGTACTACTGGTCAGGCCGGTGCTATCCGTCACGGTATCACTCGTGCATTGATGGAATATGATGAGACTCTGCGCAGTGAACTGCGCAAGGCTGGTTACGTTACTCGCGATGCCCGTGAGGTTGAGCGTAAGAAAGTCGGTCTGCGTAAAGCGCGTAAGCGTCCGCAATACTCCAAGCGTTAA
- a CDS encoding alpha/beta hydrolase, giving the protein MSRVAEHVQLIEGPAGLLEMLVTKVEGADSVAVICHPHPLHGGTMQNKVVHTLMRAARDQGASTIRFNFRGVGKSAGAHADGIGEIEDCLAVIGWARANLGADKLWLMGFSFGGYVAAAAASQLVSWPDRLVLVAPSVEKLPFDELMPLAGPAVVMMGEADDVVASAAVFELLEGKSGVAMERFADTGHFFHGRLVELKDAVEQYLRQIANSGSDG; this is encoded by the coding sequence ATGAGCCGAGTAGCAGAACACGTCCAGCTAATAGAAGGGCCGGCTGGCCTGCTTGAAATGCTGGTCACTAAAGTCGAAGGTGCGGATTCGGTAGCTGTGATCTGTCATCCGCACCCCTTGCATGGCGGAACGATGCAGAACAAGGTGGTGCACACGTTGATGCGCGCGGCGCGGGATCAGGGCGCAAGCACCATTCGATTCAATTTCCGGGGTGTGGGTAAAAGCGCTGGTGCGCACGCCGATGGTATAGGCGAGATCGAGGATTGTCTGGCGGTTATTGGCTGGGCCCGAGCCAATCTCGGCGCAGATAAGCTATGGCTGATGGGATTCTCTTTTGGCGGCTACGTGGCTGCTGCGGCCGCGAGTCAGCTGGTTAGCTGGCCGGATCGCCTGGTGCTGGTTGCGCCTTCTGTCGAAAAGTTGCCTTTTGATGAATTGATGCCGCTGGCAGGGCCCGCGGTTGTCATGATGGGTGAGGCGGACGACGTGGTGGCCTCGGCTGCTGTATTCGAGCTGCTGGAAGGTAAGTCAGGCGTAGCCATGGAGCGCTTTGCGGACACAGGCCACTTCTTTCATGGTCGGCTGGTTGAGCTCAAGGACGCAGTGGAGCAGTACTTGCGCCAGATTGCCAACTCCGGATCTGACGGTTAG
- a CDS encoding YhcB family protein translates to MEPNENLWIAVLISLALGIVIGVVIARLTKRVGGGGGTGTQAQLEGLQLRFEEYQQEVASHFNTTASLVSKLNRSHQEMQAHLTQGAVELAPDEMTRQRLLAALEDDSDPIHSSRRERLDPVFDSFEPPRDYAPKLEDSPGTLSEEYGVKHKR, encoded by the coding sequence GTGGAACCAAACGAAAACCTCTGGATTGCAGTACTGATTTCCCTGGCGCTGGGCATAGTGATCGGCGTCGTCATTGCGCGCCTGACCAAACGCGTCGGCGGTGGCGGCGGAACCGGCACGCAAGCCCAGCTTGAAGGCCTGCAGCTGCGGTTCGAGGAGTACCAGCAGGAAGTCGCCAGTCATTTCAATACCACGGCGAGCCTGGTGTCGAAACTGAATCGCAGCCATCAGGAGATGCAAGCGCATCTGACGCAGGGCGCAGTCGAACTGGCTCCTGACGAGATGACACGCCAGCGCTTGCTCGCTGCACTGGAGGACGATTCCGATCCAATCCATAGCAGCAGACGCGAACGCCTGGACCCGGTGTTCGACAGCTTCGAGCCCCCACGCGACTACGCCCCGAAACTGGAAGATAGCCCCGGCACGCTGTCGGAAGAATACGGCGTCAAGCACAAGCGCTAA
- the zapE gene encoding cell division protein ZapE, with amino-acid sequence MTPLSRYQADLQRPDFFHDPAQENAVRHLQRLYDELVAKESAKPGLIGKLLGKKPEPVKGLYFWGGVGRGKTYLVDTFFDALPFERKMRTHFHRFMQRVHHELDKLKGEKNPLSLIAKRFADEARVICFDEFFVSDITDAMILGTLMEELFHNGVTLVATSNIVPDGLYKNGLQRARFLPAIALLNSHTEVVNVDSGVDYRLRALEQAELYHCPLDEEAEASLRRSFESLVPELADVVEGETLTVINRPVQSVRVGDDVGWFEFRELCDGPRSQNDYIELAKIFHAVLIANVEQMDVSKNDMARRFINMVDEFYDRNVKLIISAEVELKDLYTGGRLEFEFQRTLSRLLEMQSHEFLSRPHKP; translated from the coding sequence ATGACGCCTCTTTCACGCTATCAGGCGGACCTTCAGCGTCCGGACTTCTTTCACGATCCTGCCCAGGAAAATGCCGTACGCCATTTGCAGCGGTTGTATGACGAACTGGTGGCGAAGGAATCAGCAAAGCCGGGTCTGATCGGCAAGCTGCTGGGCAAGAAGCCGGAGCCGGTGAAGGGGTTATATTTCTGGGGCGGGGTAGGGCGCGGCAAGACGTACCTGGTAGATACCTTTTTTGATGCGCTACCCTTCGAGCGCAAAATGCGCACGCATTTCCATCGTTTCATGCAGCGCGTTCATCATGAGCTGGATAAGCTCAAGGGTGAGAAGAACCCCCTTTCGCTGATTGCCAAGCGCTTCGCCGACGAAGCGCGGGTGATCTGTTTCGATGAGTTTTTCGTTTCGGATATCACTGATGCAATGATCCTCGGGACGCTAATGGAGGAGCTGTTCCACAACGGCGTAACGCTGGTGGCGACCTCTAATATCGTGCCTGACGGCCTGTACAAGAATGGTTTGCAGCGTGCCCGCTTTCTGCCTGCCATTGCTTTGCTGAACAGCCACACCGAAGTAGTCAACGTCGACAGTGGCGTTGATTACCGGTTGCGCGCCCTGGAACAGGCTGAGCTCTACCACTGTCCTCTTGATGAGGAGGCTGAAGCCAGCCTGCGGCGCAGTTTCGAGAGTCTGGTACCCGAGTTGGCTGACGTCGTCGAAGGGGAAACCCTGACGGTTATCAACCGCCCCGTGCAGTCGGTCCGGGTGGGCGATGATGTGGGTTGGTTCGAGTTTCGGGAACTGTGTGATGGCCCGCGGAGCCAGAACGATTACATCGAGCTCGCGAAGATCTTTCACGCAGTGCTGATCGCCAATGTCGAGCAGATGGATGTGTCCAAGAACGATATGGCGCGGCGCTTCATCAATATGGTCGACGAGTTTTACGACCGCAATGTGAAGCTGATCATCTCCGCAGAAGTCGAGCTGAAGGACCTCTATACCGGCGGCCGGCTCGAGTTCGAATTCCAGCGCACCCTCAGTCGGCTGCTGGAAATGCAGTCCCATGAGTTTCTGTCGCGGCCGCACAAGCCATGA
- the rplM gene encoding 50S ribosomal protein L13, whose translation MKTFSAKPETVKRDWYVVDASGLTLGRLATEIATRLRGKHKPEYTPHVDTGDYIVVVNAEKVHVTGNKAQDKIYYSHSGFPGGIKSINFEKLINRAPERVIESAVKGMLPKNPLGRAMYRKMKVYKGAAHPHAAQQPQELKI comes from the coding sequence ATGAAAACCTTTAGCGCCAAACCGGAAACCGTCAAACGTGATTGGTACGTAGTAGATGCCAGTGGTCTCACCCTGGGTCGTCTGGCTACTGAAATCGCTACACGTCTGCGCGGCAAGCACAAGCCCGAATACACCCCACACGTCGATACCGGTGATTACATCGTTGTCGTTAATGCCGAAAAGGTGCATGTGACCGGTAATAAGGCTCAGGACAAGATCTACTACAGCCACTCCGGTTTTCCGGGCGGCATCAAGTCAATCAACTTTGAAAAGCTCATCAATCGTGCTCCAGAGCGCGTGATCGAGTCTGCCGTAAAAGGCATGTTGCCGAAAAACCCCTTGGGTCGTGCAATGTACCGCAAGATGAAAGTGTACAAAGGTGCAGCTCATCCGCATGCGGCTCAGCAGCCTCAAGAACTCAAGATTTAA
- a CDS encoding NADP(H)-dependent aldo-keto reductase: MQYRPLGRSQLKVSALCLGTMTWGEQNTQTEAFAQIDRARDAGVNFIDTAEMYPVPPRGETYTATETIIGNYFRERGGRDKWVVASKIAGPNRDMRHIRDGQTRFTRQHITAALDGSLQRLHTDFIDLYQLHWPDRSTNMFGNLGYRHDIDEQLTPIEDTLEVLDEMVRAGKIRHIGLSNETPWGVSRFLHLAESRGWPRIVSIQNPYNLLNRSYEVGLAEISMREQTGLLAYSPLAFGTLTGKYLNGLRPEKARLTQFSRFTRYTNPEAQHACARYVQLARDHGMDPAQMALAFVTRQPFVTSNIIGATNMDQLNRNLSSINMGLSDAILEAIAAIHRSQPNPAP, from the coding sequence ATGCAATACCGCCCTCTCGGCCGCAGCCAGCTCAAAGTCAGTGCGCTATGCCTAGGCACCATGACCTGGGGTGAGCAGAACACCCAGACTGAAGCGTTCGCACAGATCGACCGCGCCCGCGATGCCGGCGTGAATTTCATCGACACCGCCGAGATGTATCCCGTTCCGCCGCGCGGAGAAACCTACACGGCAACCGAAACCATCATCGGTAACTACTTCCGCGAGCGTGGCGGTCGCGACAAATGGGTAGTTGCCAGCAAGATTGCCGGCCCGAACCGGGACATGCGCCACATTCGTGATGGCCAGACACGCTTCACCCGTCAGCATATTACCGCCGCACTGGACGGCAGCCTGCAGCGCCTGCATACCGATTTCATCGACCTGTACCAACTTCACTGGCCGGATCGCAGCACCAACATGTTTGGCAATCTCGGCTACCGGCACGACATCGATGAACAGCTGACCCCGATCGAAGATACGCTTGAGGTGCTCGACGAGATGGTCCGGGCCGGCAAGATTCGTCACATCGGGCTGTCGAACGAGACGCCCTGGGGCGTCAGCCGATTCCTGCATCTGGCAGAAAGCCGCGGCTGGCCGCGTATCGTATCGATCCAGAACCCCTACAATCTGCTCAATCGCAGCTATGAGGTCGGCCTCGCGGAAATATCGATGCGCGAGCAGACCGGCTTGCTGGCCTATTCTCCACTGGCATTCGGCACATTGACGGGCAAATACCTCAACGGCCTGCGACCGGAAAAGGCGCGACTCACCCAGTTCAGCCGCTTCACTCGTTACACCAATCCGGAAGCGCAGCACGCCTGCGCACGCTATGTGCAGCTCGCCCGCGACCATGGAATGGACCCGGCGCAGATGGCCCTGGCCTTTGTGACACGCCAACCTTTTGTGACCAGCAATATCATCGGCGCCACCAATATGGATCAGCTCAATCGCAACCTGAGCAGCATCAACATGGGCCTGTCCGATGCCATCCTCGAGGCCATAGCTGCCATACACCGGAGTCAACCCAACCCTGCGCCCTAG